Proteins from a single region of Synchiropus splendidus isolate RoL2022-P1 chromosome 3, RoL_Sspl_1.0, whole genome shotgun sequence:
- the LOC128756349 gene encoding galactose-specific lectin nattectin-like produces the protein MTSSMKILAVSVFVCILMVLAFASFCPSNDYNTCPCNWREFDGRCFHYVKEKKTWAQAEQNCHSMNANLVSIHNEEEELSLKNFIIEETQSPFNLKIWIGASDCWKEGSWYWSDGTQFSFTDWCRGQPNNLYTGQDCVTIKLRGRCWDDRSCTDTFSSICAKRVQKSHPTCHHRT, from the exons ATGACCTCCTCCATGAAGATTTTGGCCGTGTCAGTATTTGTTTGTATCTTGATGGTTCTGGCATTTGCAA GTTTCTGTCCATCGAATGACTATAACACCTGTCCATGTAACTGGCGCGAGTTTGACGGTCGCTGCTTCCACTATGTCAAGGAAAAAAAGACTTGGGCCCAAGCTGAG CAAAACTGCCACTCCATGAACGCAAACCTTGTATCTATTCACAATGAGGAAGAAGAATTATCCCTAAAGAATTTCATTATTGAGGAAACCCAATCCCCATTCAACCTAAAGATATGGATTGGAGCTTCAGACTGCTGGAAG GAGGGTTCTTGGTATTGGAGTGATGGGACGCAGTTCTCTTTCACTGACTGGTGCAGAGGACAACCAaacaatttatacacaggccaGGATTGTGTGACCATTAAACTACGAG GTAGGTGCTGGGATGACAGAAGCTGTACTGATACATTTTCATCAATCTGTGCCAAACGTGTCCAAAAGAGTCATCCAACATGTCATCACAGGACATGA
- the LOC128756243 gene encoding type-2 ice-structuring protein-like, with the protein MKGTVVSLLIITMVVQTLPETTSPDWQDFNDRSYYFDSNVKSWFDAESECRGHKGHLASIHSFPEHRFIQTLIKKVAGEGVTTWLGGNSCQESGVWLWTDGSPLDYTYWAEEHPAEGRCLTMSQDDGLLWADESCDDTSHAYVCTKDQQ; encoded by the exons ATGAAGGGGACGGTTGTGTCTCTACTTATTATCACCATGGTGGTGCAGACATTGCCTG AAACAACTTCTCCAGACTGGCAGGATTTCAACGATCGCAGTTACTACTTTGACAGCAACGTCAAAAGTTGGTTTGACGCTGAG agtGAATGCCGGGGCCATAAGGGGCACCTTGCATCAATACATAGCTTTCCAGAGCACCGGTTCATCCAGACGCTAATAAAAAAAGTAGCTGGTGAAGGTGTTACAACGTGGCTTGGAGGCAACAGCTGTCAAGAA agtGGAGTTTGGCTCTGGACTGACGGTTCACCACTCGATTATACATACTGGGCTGAGGAGCATCCAGCTGAGGGAAGATGCCTGACAATGAGTCAAGACG ATGGGCTTCTTTGGGCTGATGAATCATGCGACGATACGTCACATGCGTATGTGTGCACCAAGGATCAGCAATGA
- the LOC128755792 gene encoding SLAM family member 9-like, translating into MAAVYVVACFCAIIASGAGHETIYAEKGHVLTIKPPPISKFNDLIWKINGNKVVEYDGHHEQVYRSFKNRTVLDKSSGELHIKNLLFEDSGNYVLEVVLPNNTITTNLYPVKVIEKVSKITITCEGEGGHQAKLVCTAESTPRHFIEFEWSYAGTKQPGSNLTVPLGGKDDDTVYTCHVKNPLNEEEVSFTAKHCKPEKAQIVWPIIISLFLLILCIILGVIFRQKIKAKWENCRASCCTTEADPPTSINASGDAHVTTEELQPFNQKGELDENRNAGQELETVEVVKNGDAHSQSIDLPAV; encoded by the exons ATGGCAGCTGTTTATGTCGTGGCTTGTTTCTGTGCCATAATTGCCTCAG GGGCAGGACACGAGACAATATATGCAGAGAAAGGTCATGTACTCACCATCAAGCCGCCACCCATAAGCAAATTTAACGACCTTATCTGGAAGATTAACGGGAACAAAGTGGTTGAGTACGACGGCCATCATGAGCAGGTGTATCGGTCTTTTAAGAACAGAACCGTTTTGGACAAAAGTTCTGGCGAACTCCACATCAAAAACCTGCTTTTTGAGGACAGCGGAAATTACGTGTTGGAGGTTGTGTTACCAAACAACACCATAACCACCAACCTTTATCCAGTGAAGGTCATAG AGAAAGTTTCCAAAATCACTATCACCTGCGAGGGAGAAGGTGGCCACCAGGCAAAGCTGGTTTGCACTGCAGAGTCGACACCACGTCACTTCATTGAATTTGAATGGAGCTATGCTGGAACCAAACAACCTGGCTCCAACCTGACGGTACCTTTGGGGGGTAAAGATGACGACACAGTTTACACCTGTCACGTGAAGAACCCACTGAATGAAGAGGAAGTTTCTTTCACGGCAAAACATTGCAAGCCAG AGAAAGCCCAGATCGTCTGGCCAATCATCATCTCCCTTTTTCTACTAATATTATGTATCATACTGGGGGTCATATTCAGGCAGAAAATCAAAG CCAAGTGGGAAAACTGCAGGGCGAGCTGTTGTACCACTGAGGCTGACCCCCCAACCTCAA TTAATGCGTCTGGAGATGCACACGTAACTACTGAGGAGCTGCAGCCCTTCAATCAAAAAGGAGAATTGGATGAAAATCGAAATGCTGGACAAG AGCTTGAAACAGTCGAGGTAGTTAAGAATGGAGATGCTCACAGCCAGAGCATCGACCTCCCTGCAGTTTAA